In Pongo abelii isolate AG06213 chromosome 5, NHGRI_mPonAbe1-v2.0_pri, whole genome shotgun sequence, a single genomic region encodes these proteins:
- the LOC100461354 gene encoding steroid 21-hydroxylase, producing the protein MLLLGLLLLLPLLAGARLLWNWWKLRSLHLPPLAPGFLHLLQPDLPIYLLVLTQKFGPIYRLHLGLQDVVVLNSKRTIEEAMVKKWADFAGRPEPLTYKLVSKNYPDLSLGDYSLLWKAHKKLTRSALLLGIRDSMEPVVEQLTQEFCERMRAQAGTPVAIEEEFSLLTCSIICYLTFGDKIKEDNLMPAYYKCIQEVLKTWSHWSIQIVDVIPFLRFFPNPGLRRLKQAIERRDHIVEKQLRQHKESLVAGQWRDMMDYMLQGVAQPSVEEGSGQLLEGHVHMAAVDLLIGGTETTANTLSWAVVFLLHHPEIQQRLQEELDHELGPGASSSRVPYKDRARLPLLNATIAEVLRLRPVVPLALPHRTTRPSSISGYDIPEGTVIIPKLQGAHLDETVWERPHEFWPDRFLEPGKNSRALAFGCRARVCLGEPLARLELFVVLTRLLQAFTLLPPGDALPSLQPLPHCSVILKMQPFQVRLQPRGMGAHSPGQSQ; encoded by the exons ATGCTGCTCCTgggcctgctgctgctgctgcccctgcTGGCTGGCGCCCGCCTGCTGTGGAACTGGTGGAAGCTCCGGAGCCTCCACCTCCCGCCTCTTGCCCCGGGCTTCTTGCACCTGCTGCAGCCCGACCTCCCCATCTATCTGCTCGTCTTGACTCAGAAATTCGGGCCCATCTACAGGCTCCACCTTGGGCTTCAAG ATGTGGTGGTGCTGAACTCCAAAAGGACCATTGAGGAAGCCATGGTCAAAAAGTGGGCAGACTTTGCTGGCAGACCTGAGCCACTTACCT ACAAGCTGGTGTCTAAGAACTACCCAGACCTGTCCTTGGGAGACTACTCCCTGCTCTGGAAAGCCCACAAGAAGCTCACCCGCTCAGCCCTGCTGCTGGGCATCCGTGACTCCATGGAGCCAGTGGTGGAGCAGCTGACCCAGGAGTTCTGCGAG CGCATGAGAGCCCAGGCCGGCACCCCTGTGGCCATTGAGGAGGAATTCTCTCTCCTCACCTGTAGCATCATCTGTTACCTCACCTTCGGAGACAAGATCAAG GAGGACAACTTAATGCCTGCCTATTACAAATGTATCCAGGAGGTGTTAAAAACCTGGAGCCACTGGTCCATCCAAATTGTGGATGTGATTCCCTTTCTCAGG TTCTTCCCCAATCCAGgtctccggaggctgaagcaggccaTAGAGAGGAGGGACCACATCGTGGAGAAGCAGCTGAGGCAGCACAAG GAGAGCCTGGTGGCAGGCCAGTGGAGGGACATGATGGACTACATGCTCCAAGGGGTGGCGCAGCCGAGCGTGGAAGAGGGCTCTGGACAGCTCCTGGAAGGGCACGTGCACATGGCTGCAGTGGACCTCCTGATCGGTGGCACTGAGACCACGGCAAACACCCTCTCCTGGGCCGTGGTTTTTTTGCTTCACCACCCTGAG ATTCAGCAGCGACTGCAGGAGGAGCTAGACCACGAACTGGGCCCTGGTGCCTCCAGCTCCCGGGTCCCCTACAAGGACCGTGCACGGCTGCCCTTGCTCAATGCCACCATCGCCGAGGTGCTGCGCCTGCGGCCCGTTGTGCCCTTAGCCTTGCCCCACCGCACCACACGGCCCAGCAG CATCTCCGGCTACGACATCCCTGAGGGCACAGTCATCATCCCGAAACTTCAGGGCGCCCACCTGGATGAGACGGTCTGGGAGAGGCCACATGAGTTCTGGCCTG ATCGCTTCCTGGAGCCAGGCAAGAACTCCAGAGCTCTGGCCTTCGGCTGCAGGGCCCGTGTGTGCCTGGGCGAGCCGCTGGCGCGCCTGGAGCTCTTCGTGGTGCTGACCCGACTGCTGCAGGCCTTCACGCTGCTGCCCCCCGGGGACGCCCTGccctccctgcagcccctgcccCACTGCAGTGTCATCCTCAAGATGCAGCCTTTCCAAGTGCGGCTGCAGCCCCGGGGGATGGGGGCCCACAGCCCGGGCCAGAGCCAGTGA